In the genome of Hyphomonas sp. Mor2, one region contains:
- a CDS encoding sulfur transferase domain-containing protein, translated as MKLPGHKKRRPHVAADLSTIPGRKRAEREMTLDDHGFLRESFQNLHRISDEMWRSNQPNPRQVAEHARERGIKTILNLRGDSTKGYYLLEKEACEAAGIELIDFRVYSRDTPTVERIFEAKDLFERITYPALMHCKSGADRAGLMSVLYMIFRQGEPVRVAKQQLSKKYLHMKEGKTGLLDAFFDAYLEAERATGIGFEDWVRTEYDREQLKSDFLESGQAKLRLDWFLRRE; from the coding sequence ATGAAACTGCCAGGTCACAAGAAACGACGTCCGCATGTCGCCGCTGACCTTTCGACCATTCCAGGACGAAAGCGCGCCGAGCGTGAAATGACGCTCGATGATCACGGATTCCTGCGCGAGAGTTTTCAGAACCTGCACCGGATCAGCGACGAGATGTGGCGATCCAATCAGCCCAATCCGCGACAGGTCGCTGAGCATGCGCGCGAACGGGGCATCAAGACCATTCTCAATCTGCGCGGCGACAGCACCAAAGGATATTATCTGCTCGAAAAGGAAGCCTGTGAGGCTGCCGGGATAGAGCTGATCGATTTCCGGGTCTATTCGCGCGATACGCCGACCGTCGAGCGCATATTCGAGGCCAAGGACCTGTTTGAGCGCATCACTTATCCAGCCTTGATGCATTGCAAGTCGGGCGCAGATCGGGCGGGCCTGATGAGCGTGCTCTACATGATTTTTCGTCAAGGCGAGCCGGTGCGTGTGGCGAAACAGCAATTGTCGAAAAAGTATCTGCATATGAAAGAGGGCAAAACCGGCCTTCTTGATGCGTTCTTCGATGCCTATCTGGAGGCTGAGCGCGCGACAGGCATTGGCTTTGAGGACTGGGTTCGGACTGAATATGACCGCGAACAGCTGAAAAGTGATTTCCTCGAATCCGGGCAGGCGAAACTGCGTCTCGATTGGTTCCTGCGCCGCGAATAG
- a CDS encoding Maf family nucleotide pyrophosphatase: MTRLVLASASPRRKQLLAQIRVEPDDIRPADIDETPIPGEPPRAYAERLGVEKAQAVHETGQFTLAGDTVVALGRRILPKAESDQEVRACLDLVSGRAHHVITSVCLIGPDGRVAKRLSDTRVVVKRLTEAEIAAYVESQEGIGKAGGYAIQGLFGAHIRQISGSYTGVMGLPVHETAQLLTGLGYRL, from the coding sequence ATGACCAGGCTCGTCCTTGCCAGTGCTAGTCCGCGGCGCAAGCAATTGCTGGCGCAGATCAGGGTCGAACCCGATGACATCCGACCTGCAGATATCGATGAAACCCCCATTCCCGGAGAACCGCCGCGAGCCTATGCTGAGCGTCTGGGCGTGGAGAAAGCGCAGGCGGTTCACGAAACCGGGCAATTTACGCTGGCGGGCGACACCGTCGTTGCGCTTGGGCGCCGGATCTTGCCCAAAGCCGAGAGCGACCAAGAGGTGCGGGCCTGTCTCGACCTGGTGTCGGGCCGCGCGCATCATGTCATCACCTCGGTCTGTCTGATCGGGCCAGACGGGCGGGTGGCGAAGCGGCTGAGCGATACGCGGGTCGTGGTCAAGCGTCTGACCGAAGCTGAAATCGCCGCCTATGTTGAAAGTCAGGAAGGCATCGGAAAAGCCGGCGGCTATGCCATTCAGGGCCTGTTTGGCGCCCATATCAGACAGATTTCAGGCAGCTATACCGGTGTGATGGGGCTTCCTGTACATGAAACCGCGCAACTGCTGACCGGGCTCGGTTACCGATTGTAG
- a CDS encoding PaaI family thioesterase → MSEAQVPDGFERHFRRSGLTDPWEPLYSRKLDDRVQMGLHLAEQHCNSRGLVHGGLIAALSDNAMGLSCAVALVAAGRDAGKGLVTISLGTDYLGPAKLGDWLEIDPEPVKVGGSICFARAIIRANDQPVAMANATFKIL, encoded by the coding sequence TTGAGCGAAGCGCAGGTTCCGGATGGGTTTGAGCGGCATTTTCGCCGCTCCGGACTGACTGACCCCTGGGAACCTCTCTACTCCCGAAAACTCGACGACCGGGTCCAGATGGGCCTGCATCTGGCTGAGCAGCATTGCAATTCGCGCGGCCTCGTGCATGGCGGATTGATTGCGGCGCTCTCAGACAATGCGATGGGCTTGTCTTGCGCCGTTGCGCTCGTCGCTGCCGGACGCGACGCGGGGAAGGGGCTTGTCACGATTTCCCTCGGTACGGACTATCTCGGCCCTGCCAAACTGGGCGACTGGCTGGAGATTGACCCCGAGCCGGTCAAGGTCGGCGGATCGATCTGTTTCGCGCGCGCCATTATTCGGGCCAATGACCAGCCGGTTGCGATGGCAAACGCGACCTTCAAAATCCTATGA
- the infA gene encoding translation initiation factor IF-1 produces the protein MSKEEILEFNGTIVELLPNATFRVKLENDHEIIGYTAGKMRKNRIRILTGDKVLVEMTPYDLTKGRITYRFK, from the coding sequence ATGTCAAAAGAAGAAATCCTCGAGTTCAATGGCACCATCGTTGAACTTCTGCCGAACGCGACGTTTCGCGTGAAGCTGGAAAATGATCATGAGATCATTGGCTATACAGCCGGCAAAATGCGGAAGAACCGCATTCGTATCCTCACTGGGGATAAGGTTCTGGTCGAAATGACCCCTTACGATCTGACGAAAGGTCGGATCACCTATCGCTTCAAATAG
- a CDS encoding fatty acid desaturase encodes MSAKDLPFTQQDLRAAIPDRCFQPNAWRSSAYLVLDLLIIAALYGTLTQVSAWYFEWPILFLIGTMLWSLFVIGHDAGHGSFARSRTVNTIVGILVHGAILVPYRGWQRSHALHHMKTGHFKQEEVFRPAGKGEDTLFRKIIFRSGIFVFIGWPMYKIGIRNLTTYKPITGSHYLPQSDLYTKSIRVSWYLGLAALIGFLSLYVSLGVMFGWGFFAKYILAPYLIYGAWLTFVTYMQHVAPDVPVYDEKDWTRLKGALASVDRNYGPFNWLTHNIGNLHVIHHIFPTIPHYRLLEATNAVKPILGEHYLCSDRFVVSDFISSQLRCHYVVPDDGYERYESAYGWLKPRKIDAPDDIAVAPVRSGSS; translated from the coding sequence ATGAGCGCAAAAGACCTCCCCTTCACGCAGCAAGATTTACGTGCGGCAATACCAGATCGATGCTTTCAGCCGAATGCCTGGCGCTCAAGCGCGTACCTTGTCCTTGATCTTCTGATTATCGCCGCACTGTATGGGACTCTGACCCAGGTGAGCGCCTGGTACTTTGAGTGGCCGATCCTGTTTCTGATCGGAACCATGCTCTGGTCGCTATTCGTGATCGGACATGATGCTGGTCATGGCTCTTTCGCCAGAAGCCGGACGGTCAACACGATTGTCGGAATCCTTGTGCATGGCGCCATTCTGGTGCCATATCGCGGCTGGCAGCGCAGCCACGCGCTCCACCATATGAAGACCGGACACTTCAAGCAGGAAGAAGTCTTCCGCCCCGCCGGAAAAGGCGAAGACACACTGTTTCGCAAGATCATCTTCCGCTCAGGGATTTTCGTGTTCATTGGCTGGCCGATGTACAAGATCGGCATCCGCAATCTGACCACCTACAAGCCCATCACCGGTAGCCACTATCTCCCGCAGAGCGATCTCTACACCAAGTCGATCCGGGTTTCCTGGTATCTCGGGCTTGCCGCCCTGATCGGCTTCTTAAGCCTCTATGTCAGTCTCGGGGTGATGTTCGGATGGGGTTTCTTTGCCAAATACATCCTGGCGCCGTATCTGATCTATGGCGCCTGGCTGACTTTCGTGACCTACATGCAGCACGTCGCGCCGGATGTCCCGGTCTATGACGAAAAAGACTGGACCCGCCTCAAAGGCGCGCTCGCTTCCGTCGACCGCAATTATGGCCCGTTCAACTGGCTGACCCACAATATCGGCAACTTGCACGTCATTCATCACATCTTCCCGACCATCCCGCACTACCGGCTGCTGGAAGCGACGAATGCGGTGAAGCCGATCCTTGGCGAACATTATCTCTGCTCAGATCGTTTCGTGGTGTCCGATTTCATCTCGAGTCAGTTGCGCTGTCACTATGTCGTCCCGGATGATGGGTATGAGCGCTATGAAAGCGCCTATGGCTGGTTGAAGCCACGTAAGATCGATGCACCGGACGATATAGCGGTTGCGCCGGTTCGCTCGGGAAGTTCTTGA
- a CDS encoding sulfotransferase family 2 domain-containing protein yields MKITFIHIPKTAGTSIHKVIADNLGPIVWYPPRSTSELQETFLTSLDAFEHKLGKTPVSRQRELLRELESRPAIGGHTQYRITRLVAPRFTFTSLRDPIDRFVSWYFHYVHPDNPNDRRPLRERTKGMDIATFAKVPDLMHENDNIMVRFFADVPKGRKVLPSDVDLAKKVLASVDAVIRAPTFDADMSAVMQRLGWGAYEPVRLKQGRSRTRSSESDIGAQVPPDVVRFDQELWEFSATL; encoded by the coding sequence ATGAAGATTACATTCATCCATATCCCTAAAACGGCGGGAACCAGCATCCACAAGGTTATCGCCGATAATCTCGGTCCCATTGTCTGGTATCCGCCGAGATCGACATCGGAGCTACAGGAGACCTTCCTGACCAGCCTCGACGCGTTCGAGCATAAGTTAGGCAAAACCCCGGTCTCGCGTCAGCGGGAACTGCTGAGAGAATTGGAGTCACGTCCGGCGATAGGTGGGCATACCCAATATCGGATCACCCGCCTTGTTGCTCCGCGGTTTACGTTCACGTCGCTGAGAGATCCGATAGACAGATTCGTCTCCTGGTATTTTCACTATGTTCACCCGGACAACCCAAACGACCGGCGCCCGCTTCGAGAGCGAACAAAAGGCATGGACATAGCGACTTTCGCCAAAGTCCCTGACCTCATGCACGAGAATGACAACATTATGGTTCGGTTTTTTGCTGATGTTCCGAAAGGACGAAAAGTCCTTCCAAGTGACGTGGATCTTGCCAAGAAGGTTCTGGCGTCAGTCGACGCCGTGATCCGTGCGCCCACATTCGACGCAGACATGAGTGCTGTGATGCAGAGATTGGGCTGGGGCGCTTACGAGCCTGTGCGGTTAAAACAAGGTCGATCCAGAACGCGCTCCAGCGAGAGCGATATTGGCGCTCAAGTCCCTCCCGACGTGGTCAGATTTGATCAGGAATTGTGGGAGTTTTCAGCGACGCTGTAA
- a CDS encoding NAD(P)/FAD-dependent oxidoreductase, with product MNKTHYDVLIVGAGLSGIGAAVHLLKKCPGKSYQILEMREAMGGTWDLFRYPGIRSDSDMHTLGFNFKPWKAQKAIADGPAIRDYIHETADEYGINPNIRYGHKVLAASWNSDSAQWTVTVETDGKKQKLTCNWLHMCAGYYRYDQGYTPEFEGRDDFKGDIIHPQLWDEDYDYSGKKVVVIGSGATAMTLVPAMTDKAAHVTMLQRSPTYVVSRPAVDKFANGLRKFLPGMMAYGITRWRNVLMQQFVYRQTRVRPQKVKDRLLDMTREELGDEVVEKHFTPSYNPWDQRLCLIPDGDLFNAIKEEKASVVTDHIERFTETGIKLKSGEELEADLIVTATGLDLQFIGGTEITVDGKKQNPHDLLNYRGAMVSNIPNMTAVFGYTNASWTLRADLTSEYMCKVINHLEAENYVEARPVAVDVEADGDFMDFSSGYVQRAMERFPQQGKDAPWIITQNYSRDIFLMRYGKLEDGALIFRRAHETVSEVADLVAVAAE from the coding sequence ATGAATAAGACCCATTATGACGTTCTGATCGTTGGTGCCGGGCTCTCCGGCATTGGCGCAGCGGTACATTTGCTCAAAAAGTGTCCGGGCAAATCTTACCAAATCCTGGAAATGCGAGAGGCCATGGGCGGCACTTGGGACCTGTTCCGTTATCCCGGCATCCGCAGCGACAGCGACATGCACACGCTCGGCTTCAATTTCAAACCCTGGAAAGCCCAGAAGGCGATCGCAGATGGCCCGGCCATTCGTGACTATATTCACGAAACAGCCGATGAGTATGGGATCAATCCGAACATTCGTTATGGTCACAAAGTGCTCGCGGCCAGCTGGAACAGTGATTCTGCGCAATGGACGGTCACAGTGGAGACCGACGGCAAGAAGCAGAAGCTGACCTGCAACTGGCTGCATATGTGCGCCGGTTATTATCGTTACGACCAAGGCTACACACCGGAGTTCGAGGGCCGCGACGATTTCAAGGGTGACATTATTCATCCACAGCTCTGGGATGAGGATTACGATTACTCCGGCAAGAAAGTCGTCGTGATTGGATCCGGCGCCACGGCGATGACGCTGGTGCCGGCCATGACCGACAAGGCCGCGCACGTGACGATGCTGCAGCGCTCGCCGACTTATGTCGTTTCGCGCCCGGCAGTGGATAAGTTCGCCAATGGTTTGCGCAAGTTTTTGCCGGGAATGATGGCTTACGGCATCACACGCTGGCGCAATGTGCTGATGCAACAATTTGTCTATCGGCAAACCCGGGTGCGCCCGCAAAAGGTCAAGGACCGTCTCCTCGATATGACACGAGAGGAACTGGGCGATGAAGTGGTCGAAAAGCACTTCACGCCGAGTTACAATCCTTGGGATCAACGTCTTTGCCTGATTCCCGATGGTGATCTGTTCAATGCCATCAAGGAAGAAAAGGCGTCGGTTGTAACGGATCATATCGAACGCTTCACGGAAACCGGTATCAAATTGAAGTCAGGTGAAGAGCTGGAAGCGGATCTGATCGTCACCGCGACGGGCCTCGATCTGCAATTCATCGGTGGCACCGAGATCACAGTCGATGGCAAGAAACAGAATCCGCACGATTTGCTGAATTATCGCGGGGCGATGGTCTCGAATATTCCCAATATGACCGCCGTGTTCGGGTACACCAATGCCAGCTGGACGCTGCGCGCAGACCTGACCAGTGAATATATGTGCAAGGTCATCAATCATCTGGAAGCAGAGAACTATGTCGAAGCACGGCCTGTGGCGGTCGACGTTGAGGCGGATGGAGATTTTATGGATTTTTCCTCTGGCTACGTTCAGCGCGCGATGGAGCGCTTTCCGCAGCAGGGGAAGGATGCACCATGGATCATCACGCAGAATTATTCGCGAGACATTTTCCTGATGCGCTACGGCAAGCTCGAGGACGGCGCACTGATCTTCCGCCGTGCGCACGAGACTGTAAGTGAAGTGGCGGACCTGGTGGCCGTTGCAGCTGAATAA
- the pbpC gene encoding penicillin-binding protein 1C translates to MIWLKRLAGLLAVSLVVIFMLDKLFPPPIERGRDVSVMISDRDDRPLRAISRDNGSWRFAADLDEIDPVFIEALLEVEDKRFWSHGGVDWVGMTRAVTSSAQAGRVVSGGSTITMQTARLLEPRPNRTVGAKLAEMWRAHQLEWRLSKREILELYLTLTPYGGNLEGIRAASWRYFGREPNRLSDDQIALLIALPQSPEVRRPDLRPDGARKGRDSIVAKLERLGYLTEARAEEARAAPVPERRYAFPARAWHATGNAAGDLSRDVRSTLDSGLQAELERVALRAVSELEPEAQVSILVVDIPSRAVRAAVGSADRSRPGGWLDLTAQARSPGSTLKPFIYALAFDDGSAAPSTRIADLPKRFAAYQPENFDRLFRGDVRVSEALQHSLNVPAVLTLDRIGPQRFAAALKLAGAPPRISGSASKEPGLALALGGAGLTAQELAILYAALGDDGRAKPLVWDEDVLRETDGHYQLMTAQSAEKIRKILRESPTPAGRMPGRLTANAPQVAFKTGTSYGYRDAWAAGVSGDYAIVVWVGRADGAPRPGQTGRLAALPLLFETADRAAHHLGETGSSKSRLMSETQPEAQGALAAFDGVSKPPEILFPPREAELWAGAVDGAPARPFVFAGRGEGALNWFVDGVPVQLDAGGLPSWKPAQSGFYRVSAVDPAGRASSVDIRVLD, encoded by the coding sequence ATGATCTGGCTTAAACGGCTGGCGGGACTGCTTGCGGTTTCGCTGGTCGTCATCTTCATGCTCGACAAGCTCTTCCCGCCACCAATTGAACGCGGACGAGATGTCTCGGTGATGATTTCAGATCGTGATGACCGGCCCTTGCGCGCGATATCGCGCGATAATGGATCCTGGCGGTTCGCCGCCGATCTGGATGAAATTGACCCGGTCTTCATCGAAGCGCTCCTGGAAGTGGAAGACAAACGCTTCTGGTCGCATGGCGGAGTCGACTGGGTCGGCATGACCCGCGCCGTGACCAGTTCAGCGCAGGCCGGGCGTGTTGTGTCCGGTGGCTCGACGATCACCATGCAAACCGCGCGACTGCTGGAACCGCGTCCGAACCGTACCGTCGGGGCCAAGCTTGCCGAAATGTGGCGGGCGCACCAGCTGGAGTGGCGGCTCAGCAAGCGCGAAATTCTCGAGCTTTACCTGACCCTGACCCCTTATGGGGGCAATCTGGAAGGCATCCGGGCGGCAAGCTGGCGCTATTTCGGGCGAGAGCCGAACCGTTTGTCTGACGACCAGATCGCCCTGCTGATTGCATTGCCGCAATCGCCGGAAGTGCGTCGTCCTGACCTCCGCCCGGACGGCGCACGCAAGGGGCGGGATTCCATCGTCGCAAAACTGGAACGTCTTGGCTATCTGACGGAGGCGCGCGCCGAAGAAGCACGCGCAGCCCCCGTGCCTGAACGTCGATATGCGTTTCCAGCGCGCGCATGGCACGCCACGGGAAATGCCGCCGGTGATCTCAGCCGAGACGTTCGTTCGACGCTTGATTCTGGCCTGCAGGCCGAATTGGAGCGGGTCGCACTGCGGGCCGTAAGCGAGTTGGAGCCAGAGGCACAGGTTTCCATTCTGGTGGTCGACATTCCGTCTCGCGCCGTCCGCGCAGCTGTGGGGTCAGCTGATCGCAGCCGCCCGGGGGGGTGGCTGGACTTGACCGCGCAGGCGCGGTCTCCAGGATCGACATTGAAGCCATTCATCTACGCTCTCGCATTTGACGATGGCAGCGCCGCACCTTCGACCCGTATTGCTGACCTGCCAAAGCGGTTTGCAGCCTATCAGCCGGAGAATTTCGATCGCCTGTTTCGCGGCGATGTGCGCGTTTCGGAAGCCTTGCAGCATTCTCTGAACGTCCCCGCCGTGTTGACGCTGGATCGGATCGGTCCACAGCGCTTTGCCGCTGCATTGAAACTGGCCGGAGCGCCGCCGCGGATTTCGGGTTCGGCCTCAAAAGAGCCGGGCCTCGCTCTGGCGCTTGGCGGGGCCGGGCTGACGGCGCAGGAACTCGCTATCCTGTACGCCGCGCTGGGGGATGACGGGCGCGCGAAACCCCTGGTCTGGGACGAAGATGTTCTGCGCGAGACGGACGGGCATTACCAACTCATGACCGCGCAAAGCGCTGAGAAGATCAGGAAGATTCTTCGCGAAAGTCCGACGCCCGCGGGCCGGATGCCGGGCCGTCTGACGGCGAATGCCCCCCAAGTCGCGTTCAAAACCGGCACGTCCTATGGCTATCGTGATGCCTGGGCGGCGGGTGTTTCGGGGGACTATGCGATCGTCGTCTGGGTTGGTCGCGCGGATGGTGCCCCGCGGCCAGGTCAGACGGGGCGTCTGGCCGCATTGCCGCTGCTGTTTGAAACCGCTGACCGCGCCGCCCACCATCTCGGCGAGACCGGGTCTTCGAAGTCGCGGCTGATGAGCGAAACCCAGCCTGAAGCGCAAGGCGCGTTGGCGGCATTTGACGGCGTATCGAAACCACCAGAAATCCTGTTCCCACCGCGTGAAGCGGAATTGTGGGCGGGTGCAGTCGACGGAGCGCCGGCGCGGCCCTTCGTGTTTGCCGGACGGGGAGAGGGGGCGCTGAACTGGTTTGTCGATGGCGTGCCGGTCCAGCTAGATGCCGGGGGATTGCCAAGCTGGAAACCAGCGCAATCAGGGTTTTATCGGGTCTCCGCCGTCGATCCTGCGGGCCGTGCCAGCAGTGTCGATATTCGAGTGCTCGATTAG